Part of the Candidatus Zixiibacteriota bacterium genome, GATTGCGATTATAGTCATGGTCCTTATTCTGAAGCCGTGGCAGATCCAAATTAGTCCGACACAGGAGGCCGTCGCCGAAGAATTCCGCATCGCCATCATCTATTTTGACAATCTTGCTAACCCCGACGATCCCCTGAAATGGGGGGAAATAATCACCAACCTCCTCATTACCGATCTCGCCGAATCACAATACCTGCAGGTTATATCCAGTCAACGTCTATACGATTTGATGCGCCAGTCAGGGCATGAAAAAATCAACGCCCTTAACCGGGATATCGCCACCGAGATTGCCAGTAAAGGTCGAGCGAAATGGATGATCATGGGACATATCCTGCAGGAAGAACCATACATGGAAATCACCTCTCAGCTGGTCGAAGTCGCTTCCGGTCATGTTGTTGCCGCTCAGCACATTACTGGCGGCCCGGATGATGATCCCTTTTCGCTGGTAGATAGGCTCACGGCTGAATTGAAACAGGACCTGACCCTACCTCTTGAGGCAGCTCAGGAACTCGACCGTCCAGTCGCCGAAGTGACGACGAATTCGGCTGAAGCGTATCGCCATTATCTCACCGGCGTTGACTCCTATTATAAGCTTTACCGGGGCGAAGCAATTGAAAGCTTCGAGAAGGCCCTGACATATGACTCGACCTTTGCCATGGCATATTATTACCTGGCCTTGCTCAAGGATGGTCGATTAACCGAGAAAGCAGTCAAATACAGTAACCGGGCAGGCAAAAAGGAACAACATTATATTCGTAGTCTGGAGGCTGTCTACCGAAGGGATATGTCCCGTGCCATTGAGGAATTGGAGGCTTTGGTGACGCGATATCCAGATGAGAAAAAGGCCTATTATGATATTGGCCGGTTTAAATATACCATCGGCGACTTTGACGAGAGTTTTGCGAATCTTGAAAAAGCTATTGATATTGATCCCTATTACAAACCGGCCTATAATCAGCTGGCCTATGCCTATGATAATGTCGGTAATTTCGAAAAGGCATTATGGGCCATAAATAAATATATCGAACTGGCTCCAGATGAAGCCAATCCCTATGATACACGAGGAGATATTTATTCCAAGAACGGAAGACTTGATGCAGCGATCGAGTCTTTTCAAATGGCCTTACAGATAAAACCGGATTTTGTCACTTCCCTGGAATCCCTCGGCCGCATGTACATCTTCAAGCGTGAATATGCCAAGGCCAAAAGTTGTATCATGGCATTTGGCAAAACTGAAAATGAACGATACAAATCGAGTGCCGGGCGATACCTGGTGGAAATTTTTGTCTACAGCGGGCAATTCCGGAAGGCATTGGAAATTCTCGATAGCTGCATCGCCGCCGAGACATTAGAAATAACCGCGGGAGCGAATACACGCAAGCCGGAATACAAGCTCTTGCAGAAGGCCCAGGTGTTGGAGGAACTGAAAGATTTCCAGGGCGCCGCCGAAACCTATGAGGAGTATCTTGCCTGCCCGCCGACCGGTTTTGGTAATACCGCCGCAGGATATCATGCCTTTTATATCCAGTTCCTGATTGGAATCGGCGAGATGAAAAAAGCTGAGGAGTTGGCCGATACTTTGAAGCAAATGCTTGAAGAATCCAACGAACCCCTGAATTCATACTGGTTCGTCCTGGGATTGATTAATCGGGCCAAGGGTAAGCCAGAGCAAGCGGTCACATATTTTGAAAAAGTGACGCCAGACATTACAGATTTTTATTCTCGTTTCTGGAAAGCGCGCGCCTACCTTGAGGCAGAACAGCTGGAGGAAGCTGTCGCCGAGTTTGAAAAACTGCTGTCCGTTTACAGTTCGCACCGGGTGTTCTTCGGGGTGTGGGGCGTCAGGACACACTATTACCTCGGACTGGCATATGAGCGATCCAAATGGTTCGGAAAGGCTGTTGAGCAGTACCAAGCCTTTCTCGATTATTGGCAAAACGCCGATACACCAATAGACGAGGTGGAGGATGCCAAGATACGGTTGCAGCGTTTAAGTATTAAGTCCTAGTGATTCCGATTGTACACCGTTAGACAATTTGGACAGGTGTAGTTGAAATTTAAGATATAGTTTGTCTAATAGCAATTACTTTTTTGTAGTCTCGTTTTCTCAGTTTGCTGGAATAGTTATGGAATCTTAAGAATCTTAAAAAACCCAATATATCGGGAAATATATATATGCCCGCCACCGACCAAGATTGTTATCGGACAATGGTCCGTGTTATATCTCCGGTGAGCTAAAGAGCTATCTGGCCGATAATGACAATTACTACCCTCTCAGAATACAGGTATCAACATAAGTCCCCCTGCCGCAGGTTGGCGACTGATACTTTGGTTGAATTAAAATTGATTTTGTAATCGAGTTAACCGCTTTCCGGCATCATCGATGGTTTTTAAGTCCGCATCAGCATCTTGCCAAGACTTAAGAAATTTCGAATACTCCCTAATAGCTGATTCATTCTGGTTGTCATTTTCGTAGGCAATTCCAAGATAATAGTGCAATTTGACGCTCAAATGACTATTTAGAAATCTGCGATATGAAAAATCTTTCTTGATGCCTTCAAATCCATTAATTGCCGCCTTATAATTTCCGGATTTCAAATATGCTGACTTCGCCCTTAAGTCCTTCCAGCACAATGCGAATCTTCTCCTCGGTGGAATACTTGCGCCTCGTCTTACGACGAATCTCCCGGACTACCGATTCAGGACTCTGGCTTCTGTTGCCACTCATAACTAACTCCTCTCTGATATGCCAAATCTACAAAACCACGTCTTAAATTCAAGCCATTCCTGTCCACTTTAGGCTGAAACGACACAGTAAAATCAAATGCGTACGAATGGCCGAAATAGCAGATATTGAGCGGGTTTGAGTTAGTTATTAAGCCGCATTATCAATTACCCAGTTGATGAACTCGTCTCGTAGCCCCCGCTATTTTCTTATGTGATTACTTAACAACAAGTTACGATAATGCGTATTGTCACAATAGACAGAACTTCTTCGGTACAGAATTAGGCTTTTCACCGAATTTAGTTTCAATTCATTCGACTAAGCAGGATGGGGGGTTCGATTCCCCCCGGCTATTGTACCACTTTCTAAGTCAGTTTTTTCACAGCGTTTGTCAAGTTCGCTGGGGATTGAAAACAGAAATTAGTCCAGTATGGCATCGATGCTGTTGAGTCCATACACCGGAGGAATGCCGGACATGAATTCCGAGGTCAGGCTTTCGCTGTTCAATAACAATCTATTCCCCTCGATGATTTTCTCATTGCGCAATTGCTGGGCCCAGTCGATGATGCTATCAATGGTGGGAACGTCCAGAGCTAGTTGGTCGGCAATCCATTTTGCGATGCACAGGCCATAATGAATGTCGTCTGTAAAGAAGCGGTGGTCCTTGTCAATGATCCATTCGCCGCTTTCTAATTGAATGGTGGGTGGTTTGATGGCTCCCAACGTCAGCGAAGTCGTGAATGACTCGCGAATGTCGGTGTTTTCCGACTGGTATGAGAGTCGCTCAAGACCCAAATAATCAAGCATGTATTGGAAATCCTGCTGAGGATATTTTGCCTTGATGGTATCTCGAATCTTAGAGAAATCCGCGTCTAATTCCTGTAGAAGGTCGGCGGATTTTTGGTCATAGTCGCGGTAAAAATAGGGGATATCTTCTTTGTTCGCCCATTTTCCATCGTATTTGAGAAACAAACCGTAGCAACGCGAAGGATGGATGATTTGGTTGTCGACAGACAGAGTCAGTGACAAAAAATTGGCGGCCTGTCGGAAAGGTCCTTTTTTCAGCCACCGCTCGCAAATATTCTTCAACAAAAGGTCATTGAGTTCAGAGAAACGATTCGGCGGTGACACCGCCACGACATTGAGCTCCTTACAACCATAGGTCACTCCCACCTTACCATACTCAATGACCCGGCAAATCCACGGAATCAAACCGATGGCAAAGGTGGTGATATTGTTCAAATCGAATTTCTTCTTGATCTCATCGACCATCCAGTTAAATCCTGCTTGACCATAGATGGTCCCGACAAACACCTCTTTATCTTTCGCAAGATGCGGCGCCAGGCCGTGAAGAGCGAAGCGATATTTGCATACAGGCATGCACAAAATCACAAAACTTGCCTGTGGAATGACTTCAGCCGGATTGTCACTGATTTTCGTCAGGGAACCACTAAACTCCTCCTGGAGTTCCCCATGAATCGAGTGCAACTGAACATCGACCTTCCGGGACCATTCCTTCGGCTTTCGTGTGAGAATGTTGACGTCAAAACCCGCACCGGAAAGAAAAGGAATCAAAACATGCGTACTACTACCACCACCGACAATCGTCACATCTTGTCTTTCTTGTTCAACCATGTTGTCACCTTATCTGTTTGCAATTTTCAAAATGACAGGACTCTCCTCAACATTATCCGCTACGAGTAATCGCTTTCTTCATTCGTACAACTCACCCAGACACATTATAATATATTAAAACACAACAGTAATATGAACATTAAATTAGCCAGGGTGCCCCAAGTCTTCAGACTTGGGAAAGGATAACTTCTACAAATCATCTATCGGCACGATCTGCAGCCCATCCGAAAAATAAGCGAAGCGCATTTTTTTGGATGGGGTCCCACAAAGAGCATTTACAAATATCCAACCAATCTGATGTATTTTCAGAATTCATCCGCATTAGTAAGATGGAATATATTGCATATAC contains:
- a CDS encoding tetratricopeptide repeat protein gives rise to the protein MSECTDKRFEQMLHAYELGLLNDNQRQEFEIHLLGCSHCWTLARQLKDAAPIINRDTDIQILMDRIVDESPEEAAVAAEKQFRGFLARRLRPILIPAVMIAIIVMVLILKPWQIQISPTQEAVAEEFRIAIIYFDNLANPDDPLKWGEIITNLLITDLAESQYLQVISSQRLYDLMRQSGHEKINALNRDIATEIASKGRAKWMIMGHILQEEPYMEITSQLVEVASGHVVAAQHITGGPDDDPFSLVDRLTAELKQDLTLPLEAAQELDRPVAEVTTNSAEAYRHYLTGVDSYYKLYRGEAIESFEKALTYDSTFAMAYYYLALLKDGRLTEKAVKYSNRAGKKEQHYIRSLEAVYRRDMSRAIEELEALVTRYPDEKKAYYDIGRFKYTIGDFDESFANLEKAIDIDPYYKPAYNQLAYAYDNVGNFEKALWAINKYIELAPDEANPYDTRGDIYSKNGRLDAAIESFQMALQIKPDFVTSLESLGRMYIFKREYAKAKSCIMAFGKTENERYKSSAGRYLVEIFVYSGQFRKALEILDSCIAAETLEITAGANTRKPEYKLLQKAQVLEELKDFQGAAETYEEYLACPPTGFGNTAAGYHAFYIQFLIGIGEMKKAEELADTLKQMLEESNEPLNSYWFVLGLINRAKGKPEQAVTYFEKVTPDITDFYSRFWKARAYLEAEQLEEAVAEFEKLLSVYSSHRVFFGVWGVRTHYYLGLAYERSKWFGKAVEQYQAFLDYWQNADTPIDEVEDAKIRLQRLSIKS
- a CDS encoding NAD/NADP octopine/nopaline dehydrogenase family protein gives rise to the protein MVEQERQDVTIVGGGSSTHVLIPFLSGAGFDVNILTRKPKEWSRKVDVQLHSIHGELQEEFSGSLTKISDNPAEVIPQASFVILCMPVCKYRFALHGLAPHLAKDKEVFVGTIYGQAGFNWMVDEIKKKFDLNNITTFAIGLIPWICRVIEYGKVGVTYGCKELNVVAVSPPNRFSELNDLLLKNICERWLKKGPFRQAANFLSLTLSVDNQIIHPSRCYGLFLKYDGKWANKEDIPYFYRDYDQKSADLLQELDADFSKIRDTIKAKYPQQDFQYMLDYLGLERLSYQSENTDIRESFTTSLTLGAIKPPTIQLESGEWIIDKDHRFFTDDIHYGLCIAKWIADQLALDVPTIDSIIDWAQQLRNEKIIEGNRLLLNSESLTSEFMSGIPPVYGLNSIDAILD